The following DNA comes from Oncorhynchus mykiss isolate Arlee chromosome 16, USDA_OmykA_1.1, whole genome shotgun sequence.
ggactacctgaacttgtccaataagaaatgctaaaGATATCCTTCGGGGTTGCAAAACATTTAAAAGCATTTTCCATTGTATGCTCTAATGAATAATACAATCCTGTTGACTTGCCTTTGTACCTATTGACAGGACAGAtatgtctatgtgtctgtgtagaggttTCAGGATGTGAAGCTGCTCTCTCTCAGATACTGGCTGTTGGTTCTCACCATCATGTTCTTCTACAACGGCATCTTTCCCTTCATAGCTGACGCCAGGTATTGATTTACATATGCACGCACAGtcgcacacacacagcctacattttCACACTTTACCCTCggagactagggttgcaaaattccagtaactttcctAAAATTCCCCggtttttccagaaatcctggttggacgATTCTGGATCTTATTCCTTCCTGACTCCAGGAATCTTTCAACCGGGGACATCTGGACAACCTGAGATTTTTGGGGAAAGTTAGCAGTATTTTGCAACCCTATAACTCGCACAGTTGAATATTTAAACAGTATGTGAGTCCTCTTGTCTCCCTTTCCAGTAAGTTCATACAAGACAAGTACAGTGACTACAGCCAGAAAGAGGCAGCCTACATCGCTGGTGCCGTATATGACAGCTCCCTTGTCCTCTCTGCCACTGTCGGAATTCTCATCGTAAGCCACCGTTACTGTACCTTATGCTGCGTACAACAGCTGTGTTATGGCAACCTTACCTGAACCAGTGAGAACCTCATTCATAAATCCTGCTTTCTGGTATCTGAGGTAGTCACAACAACCGTCAAATTCTAAACTGTGACAAAGTGCTTTTCAGTAATTGGCTTagaccccaaacagcaagcagaaGTTAGAAGCAGCACAGTGGCCAGGAAAAACTAGCCTTTGACCACCAGAtctgatgtactgtatatatctgaCTCTCTCTCATTGGTGTGCCTGTGTCTCTATTGTTGCAATTGTTGACacttgtgtgttttgtgttgcaGGACAATGTGGGTTTGCGTGGGGTCTTTGCCGTGTCCTGTGCTGTCCTCACGCTTCCTGTCTTTGGCCTCCTGGCCTTCACTTTTGTCCCCCCTCTGGTATCCACCATCTGGCTGGGGGTCACCTACTCCTTCGCTGCTGTGAGTAGCCCTATCGAAGAGTTAAATTGAATATTGTAATGTACTGTCCGGTGTGGCTGCTGGTTGAGTATAGCGCTTGCGAGGGcaggattgtgggttcgattcccacaggggGACCGGTATGAACATGTTtaaactcactactgtaagtctctctggataagagtgtctgctaaatgactaagatGTAAATGTATACATTGTGTGAGCCCTATACTTTGACTATACTAAACCTGCTCTCAAGTAGCTCTGTAATCCATTGCACATTCCACCTATTTTTGTACACTTCAGCTAGTATCCTTCTGATTTAGGATAAACACCCTGGGAAGATCTGTTGCATactcctcgcgtcctctctcctcgtctccgtctcaaaacccattggaggagaaggtcagaggggagggacctctggctttctcattcAATGGGATTTGGGAAGGAGAGGGGGCgggaggagtatgcaattgatcTTCCCCCTGTTGTGTTTGGTAGTGTATAAAACTGCTCTTTCGAGTGCACATTTGCTGTTAAGTTGCATATTGTATCCGGGTTGGAGAGGATTCACATACAGTAGGTGACTCAATTGGTCTATCGGCAGTCCCCATTGAAGTGTAGGAAAGGGATCGTCTTGTACTTCACTGTGCATTTTCATTGAAGCACATTACAAATACACTTGCAATGACACACGTGCTCTTTCTTAGATGTATGTGTGTTGTTTTTCAGGCAAGCATGTGGCCCTCTATTCCCCTGGTGGTCCCTCAGGCAACTCTGGGGACAGCTATGGGCCTTGCCACCTCAGTACAGATGGTAGGAATTGGCATATCCAACCTTGTCGTTGGCCAGATCTTGGGAACCAAGTCAAGGTAGAGCTCACTGCAGCACAATGATGATGTGGTGTTAACAAAATGACTTATTCTTTTCTTTTCCTCGGCGTAGTGTTATGGCATGTCTGTATGTAAACTGTGCGCGTCTCCTGTGCGGGTAGTGACGCTAAGATCCCACTGTGGCGCTGGCAGCAGATGATGATCTTCATGTTGGCCAACACCATCGCCTGCATCGTCACCTCTGTGGTGCTCAACATCGTGGACCACCGCCAGGTCAGACCAGGCTCactttctttctgtctccctcctccattTCCTGTTTCACTGCCACGACAGGTGTCCGCTCTATAATGAAACTCGCCCGTCTAAAATAATGTGTTCCGATTGTCCGAAGTAATTCTAGCACTTGAAATCAGCCCATTGAGCTGAAATGGTTTGCTTTCATGTCAAATGGCTTGTTTTTATTAGATACCTAGAGCAACATcaactgtttgtgtgtctgtgtcacctCTGAGGAGATCCTTTAGTCAATGTAACAATGAAGTTGTAtcattttccacatttgttacattgtgttgttacaTCAGTAAATCTTCTATTGTCTTGTATCCTCAGGGTGGGATTCTGAATAAGACGACCAAGAGATCTGGCTCCCCGCCCCCCAGCGGACCTTCAGACAGAGAACCTCtcgtggagggagaggaggggcagaATGACGAAGGGGCTGTTCGCTCTCCCTCCAACAGTTCCTAATCACCTCACTCTTCTCTTAGAAGAGTCTGCCTCAGATAGTTGAACTGAAATGTGTACACAATCGGCTTGAATTGTtttctctatctatatctcttgAGCCTTTTGGGGAAGGAGAGGGATTTTTTTTACAGGATTTGTCAAGGGAAAAAACTTCAGGACTCTGCCTATAATCTGAAAATGGAGGTGGTCGGATCCCCTCCCCTCATGGTTCACTAATCTTGTAGATTATACTCACTTATCAGACAGACACTAAATATTGCCTTTTTAAATCATGGTCTGTGTCAATGGAGCCTTTGCCCAAGTACAAGGCTCATGTTATTGAGTGCTACGGCAACAAACAGTGAACAGTATTGAAGTCAGCAAAATCATGTCTTCACACTAAAACAATCGGAAGCTAACTAATGCATGTTTTTGGTTTTGGTCCTTATTTCAGTGATCCAAAAGTTCTCCTTCTTTTATAAGGTTAAACATGTACGTTGGTTACTAATTTAACCACTATTAATAAGGAGTCAACAATAACCTGTTGCATAACTGTTTAATATAATTCTTTCAGTGATATTTCTGCACATGTTTCTGTGACGCCAATAATGACATCTTTAATTTCAGATAGCAACAACAATCGCTTCAGATTACATGAGCTCtctttttaatttttaaaatgttttatgtgGTTGTGACGTTTGGTGTTAGCAGTGGTCCAAAATGCTCAAGTTGATGTAACATGCAGCAATTTGTTCTGGCAATTACTGCCTTTCCAATCAAACACACCATTGCTTTTACTACAGGTTTCAGTCAATAGAGACTATGCATGCAGCGGTTCAAGGTCCGCCAGTGTGAACCTTCTATAAGGGAATGGGACCGATTTTTGCTTTATACTGACAAGCTAGCACAAATAAAAAGGTGTTGCTACAGTAACGACTGGTGTTGTTGTCATAGCTGTATTTTCACCCTTTTTCAAGGGCTTTTTGTACAACTGGCTGACGAAAAGAAACATTCAGCTGTTACATGGTGGTTTCCGTCATTTACTGTACACCAATTTAGC
Coding sequences within:
- the mfsd1l gene encoding major facilitator superfamily domain-containing protein 1 isoform X2, which gives rise to MTPQEYNLLYAIYAWTNAVVVIMAGFLIDKLGNRFGVFLFSFLCVLGSAIFALGSHFKGTAYLLPLMLTGRLLFGSGNGSLTIVQNRITAFWFRGKELALAFGLTLAFSRLGSVLNFFLTQRFQAQYGMQWTLWGGAFLCVLGFMSAITVSALDKVGMKQLGLDGAIQEESRKVRFQDVKLLSLRYWLLVLTIMFFYNGIFPFIADASKFIQDKYSDYSQKEAAYIAGAVYDSSLVLSATVGILIDNVGLRGVFAVSCAVLTLPVFGLLAFTFVPPLVSTIWLGVTYSFAAASMWPSIPLVVPQATLGTAMGLATSVQMVGIGISNLVVGQILGTKSSDAKIPLWRWQQMMIFMLANTIACIVTSVVLNIVDHRQGGILNKTTKRSGSPPPSGPSDREPLVEGEEGQNDEGAVRSPSNSS
- the mfsd1l gene encoding major facilitator superfamily domain-containing protein 1 isoform X1; protein product: MAQPAEKAYYRFLVLFFNCLLTFGSYFCFDIPSVLQDQFQGNLTCANTTVINGTVDCVEGLGMTPQEYNLLYAIYAWTNAVVVIMAGFLIDKLGNRFGVFLFSFLCVLGSAIFALGSHFKGTAYLLPLMLTGRLLFGSGNGSLTIVQNRITAFWFRGKELALAFGLTLAFSRLGSVLNFFLTQRFQAQYGMQWTLWGGAFLCVLGFMSAITVSALDKVGMKQLGLDGAIQEESRKVRFQDVKLLSLRYWLLVLTIMFFYNGIFPFIADASKFIQDKYSDYSQKEAAYIAGAVYDSSLVLSATVGILIDNVGLRGVFAVSCAVLTLPVFGLLAFTFVPPLVSTIWLGVTYSFAAASMWPSIPLVVPQATLGTAMGLATSVQMVGIGISNLVVGQILGTKSSDAKIPLWRWQQMMIFMLANTIACIVTSVVLNIVDHRQGGILNKTTKRSGSPPPSGPSDREPLVEGEEGQNDEGAVRSPSNSS